Proteins from a single region of Cytophagaceae bacterium:
- the rpoB gene encoding DNA-directed RNA polymerase subunit beta yields MKLTETGRKSFASVTPALEYPDFLDIQLQSFTEFFQIDTPAESRRAEGLYQTFMDNFPIADSRENYVLEFVDYTIDQPKYSVDECIDRGLTYSVPLKAKLRLLCNDTDNEDFETIEQEVFLGNIPYMTGRGSFVINGAERVIVSQLHRSPGVFFSMSKHTNGTKLYSARVIPMKGSWIEFSTDVNNVMYAYIDRKKKFPVTTLLRSIGFGSDKEILDLFGLSEEVAATKENLKGVIGRRLAARVLKTWTEDFVDEDTGEVVSIDRNEIILERDSVISENDLELILDTEQKSIILHREDANVSEFNIIYNTLQKDSSNSEKEAVEQIYRQLRNTEAPDEATAREIIQGLFFSDKRYDLGEVGRYRVNTKLSLDTPLETSVLTKEDIISIVKYLIGLINSKAVVDDIDHLSNRRVRTVGEQLSGQFGVGLARMARTIKERMNVRDNEDFKPVDLINARTLSSVINSFFGTNQLSQFMDQTNPLAEITHKRRLSALGPGGLSRERAGFEVRDVHYTHYGRLCTIETPEGPNIGLISSLCTFAKVNSMGFIETPYMKIEGGKLSGEIEYLTAEEEDGKHIAMATSETKKDGTFSIDLLKCRYEGDFPLKNPSEIEFMDIAPNQIVAIAASLIPFLEHDDANRALMGSNMQRQAVPLLRPEAPIVGTGLEGKLARDSRTLVVAEGEGVIDYVDADKIVVNYDWSENQKLVNFDTNLKTYSLIKFRRTNQDTCINLRPIVLKGQKVTKGQILVEGYATQGGELALGRNLQVAFMPWQGYNFEDAIVISERVVREDIFTSIHIEEFDLEVRDTKRGEEELTAEIPNVSEEAVKNLDENGIVRTGTHIKEGDILIGKITPKGESDPTPEEKLLRAIFGDKAGDVKDASKKAPPSLRGVIIDTKLFSRPSKEERVKHKEELKTLLKSHSKNLSDLKNVMIDKMTTLLDGQTCNGVKHKFGEELISKGVKFNKSNISNNLFPDKNPFVDESTYNVPEESNLFGDIILEGWTSDDELNASLISLVKNYLTRRSEIIGVFKREKFVLEVGDELPAGIVKLAKVYIAKKRKLKVGDKMAGRHGNKGVVAKIVRDEDMPFLEDGSTMDIVLNPLGVPSRMNIGQLYEVVLGWAGRKLGRKYATPIFDGASAEEVNSELIEAGLAEYGRTQLYNGLTGEPFDQKTTVGIMYMLKLGHLVDDKMHARSIGPYSLITQQPLGGKAQFGGQRFGEMEVWALEAFGASHVLREILTLKSDDVLGRAKAYEAIVKGENLPKASIPESFNVLVHELRGLALEITLN; encoded by the coding sequence TTGAAATTGACAGAAACCGGAAGGAAGTCCTTTGCAAGCGTTACGCCCGCATTAGAATATCCCGATTTCCTGGATATTCAGTTGCAATCGTTCACCGAATTTTTCCAGATTGACACCCCGGCCGAAAGCCGCCGTGCAGAAGGTCTGTATCAGACTTTTATGGACAATTTCCCGATTGCCGACTCGCGTGAAAACTACGTACTGGAGTTCGTCGATTATACCATCGACCAACCCAAATACTCTGTAGATGAGTGTATCGACAGAGGCCTCACTTACTCAGTGCCACTTAAAGCCAAGCTTCGCTTACTTTGTAATGACACCGACAACGAAGACTTCGAGACCATCGAGCAGGAAGTATTCTTAGGAAACATTCCTTATATGACTGGCCGTGGATCATTCGTTATCAATGGTGCTGAAAGGGTAATCGTTTCTCAGCTACACCGTTCACCAGGCGTGTTCTTCTCTATGAGCAAGCACACCAATGGTACAAAACTATACTCTGCCCGTGTAATCCCAATGAAAGGATCATGGATAGAGTTCTCGACCGACGTAAACAACGTAATGTATGCTTACATCGACCGTAAAAAGAAATTTCCGGTAACTACACTATTACGTTCAATTGGTTTTGGTTCTGACAAAGAAATCCTTGACCTTTTCGGACTTTCAGAAGAAGTTGCTGCTACTAAAGAAAACCTTAAAGGAGTAATTGGTCGCCGTCTGGCAGCAAGGGTTCTTAAAACCTGGACAGAAGACTTCGTGGATGAAGATACCGGTGAGGTAGTTTCTATCGATCGTAACGAAATTATCCTTGAGCGTGATTCTGTTATTTCTGAGAATGACCTTGAGTTAATTCTTGATACTGAGCAAAAATCCATTATTCTTCACAGGGAAGATGCCAATGTGTCAGAATTTAACATCATATATAATACACTTCAAAAAGATAGCTCAAACTCTGAAAAAGAGGCCGTTGAGCAAATCTACCGTCAGTTGAGAAACACTGAAGCACCTGATGAGGCCACGGCTCGTGAAATCATCCAGGGCTTATTCTTCTCTGATAAGCGTTATGATTTGGGTGAGGTGGGTCGTTACAGAGTAAACACCAAATTGAGCCTTGATACTCCTTTGGAAACTTCGGTTTTGACCAAAGAAGACATCATTTCAATCGTGAAATATCTGATTGGACTTATAAATTCCAAAGCAGTTGTCGATGATATTGACCACTTGTCAAATCGTCGTGTACGTACTGTAGGTGAGCAGCTTTCAGGACAATTCGGAGTAGGTCTTGCCCGTATGGCCCGTACCATTAAAGAAAGAATGAACGTTCGTGATAACGAAGACTTCAAGCCGGTTGATTTGATCAACGCCCGTACTTTGTCTTCTGTAATCAACTCATTCTTTGGGACTAACCAGCTTTCTCAGTTTATGGACCAAACCAACCCATTGGCTGAGATTACTCACAAACGTCGTCTTTCAGCCTTAGGACCAGGTGGTCTTTCGCGTGAAAGAGCCGGTTTCGAGGTTCGTGACGTTCACTATACGCACTATGGTCGTCTGTGTACTATCGAAACTCCAGAGGGTCCAAACATCGGTTTGATATCTTCACTTTGTACTTTTGCAAAAGTTAACTCGATGGGCTTTATTGAAACTCCTTATATGAAAATAGAAGGGGGTAAGCTTTCGGGCGAAATAGAATATTTGACAGCTGAAGAAGAAGATGGTAAACACATAGCCATGGCTACTTCAGAAACCAAAAAAGATGGTACTTTCAGTATTGATCTTCTAAAATGTAGATATGAAGGGGATTTTCCTTTGAAAAACCCTAGCGAAATTGAATTCATGGACATTGCTCCTAATCAAATCGTTGCCATTGCTGCTTCATTGATTCCATTCCTTGAGCATGATGATGCCAACCGTGCGCTGATGGGTTCAAACATGCAGCGTCAGGCGGTGCCTTTGTTGCGTCCCGAAGCCCCAATTGTTGGTACAGGACTTGAAGGAAAACTTGCCCGTGACTCTCGTACACTTGTGGTGGCGGAAGGAGAAGGCGTTATCGATTACGTTGATGCCGATAAAATCGTAGTAAACTATGATTGGTCTGAAAATCAGAAACTTGTTAATTTTGATACTAACCTCAAAACTTACAGTCTGATTAAATTCCGTCGTACCAACCAGGATACTTGCATTAACCTTCGCCCAATTGTATTAAAAGGTCAGAAAGTAACAAAAGGTCAGATTTTGGTAGAAGGATATGCTACTCAAGGTGGCGAACTTGCTCTTGGACGTAACCTTCAGGTTGCATTCATGCCTTGGCAAGGTTATAACTTTGAGGATGCCATCGTTATCTCTGAAAGGGTTGTTCGTGAAGATATCTTTACATCAATACACATCGAAGAGTTTGACTTGGAAGTTCGTGATACCAAGCGTGGAGAAGAAGAGCTTACAGCTGAGATTCCAAACGTATCAGAAGAAGCTGTTAAAAACCTGGACGAAAACGGTATCGTGCGTACTGGTACTCACATCAAAGAAGGTGATATCTTGATTGGTAAGATTACTCCAAAAGGGGAATCTGATCCTACACCGGAAGAAAAACTTCTTCGTGCTATCTTCGGCGACAAAGCCGGCGATGTGAAAGATGCTTCTAAAAAAGCACCTCCTTCATTAAGAGGGGTTATTATAGATACAAAATTGTTCTCACGCCCTTCAAAAGAAGAAAGAGTTAAACATAAAGAAGAGCTTAAAACACTTCTTAAAAGCCATAGCAAGAATCTTTCTGATCTGAAAAATGTGATGATTGATAAAATGACTACCCTTTTGGATGGTCAGACTTGTAACGGAGTTAAGCATAAATTTGGTGAAGAATTGATATCAAAAGGTGTTAAATTCAATAAATCTAACATCTCTAATAATCTTTTCCCTGATAAAAACCCGTTTGTTGATGAAAGCACCTACAATGTTCCTGAAGAGTCAAATCTTTTTGGTGATATTATACTTGAAGGCTGGACAAGCGATGACGAGCTAAATGCTTCTTTGATTTCTTTGGTTAAAAACTATTTGACCAGAAGATCAGAAATCATCGGCGTATTCAAAAGAGAGAAGTTTGTTCTCGAAGTAGGGGATGAACTTCCTGCTGGTATCGTTAAATTGGCTAAAGTTTACATTGCTAAAAAACGTAAGTTGAAAGTGGGTGATAAAATGGCCGGTCGTCACGGTAACAAAGGGGTGGTTGCCAAAATCGTTCGCGATGAAGACATGCCTTTCCTTGAAGATGGTAGCACAATGGATATCGTACTTAACCCTCTTGGTGTACCTTCCCGTATGAACATCGGTCAGCTGTATGAAGTTGTACTGGGTTGGGCAGGACGTAAATTGGGACGTAAATATGCAACTCCAATTTTTGATGGTGCTTCAGCCGAAGAGGTTAATTCAGAGTTGATAGAAGCCGGATTGGCAGAATATGGTCGTACTCAGCTTTACAACGGACTTACCGGAGAGCCTTTTGACCAAAAAACTACAGTGGGTATCATGTATATGTTGAAACTGGGTCACCTGGTTGATGACAAAATGCACGCCCGTTCTATCGGACCATACTCTTTGATTACGCAACAGCCATT
- the rplL gene encoding 50S ribosomal protein L7/L12 produces the protein MADLKAFAEQLVNLTVKEVNELAAILKDEYGIEPAAAGAVMVAGPAAGGGEAEAVAEQTAFDVILKSGGANKLQVVKLVKDLTGLGLKEAKELVDSAPKALKEGIAKDEATALKTQLEEAGAEVEIK, from the coding sequence ATGGCAGATTTGAAAGCATTCGCTGAACAATTAGTTAATTTGACAGTAAAAGAGGTAAATGAGCTTGCAGCTATCCTCAAAGACGAATATGGTATTGAGCCAGCTGCTGCTGGTGCTGTAATGGTAGCCGGTCCGGCTGCTGGTGGTGGCGAAGCTGAGGCTGTAGCTGAGCAAACAGCATTCGACGTAATCCTTAAATCAGGTGGTGCTAACAAACTTCAGGTTGTGAAGTTGGTTAAAGACCTTACAGGTTTAGGTTTGAAAGAAGCTAAAGAATTAGTTGATTCAGCTCCTAAAGCTTTGAAAGAAGGTATCGCAAAAGACGAAGCTACAGCTCTTAAAACTCAGTTAGAAGAAGCTGGTGCTGAAGTAGAAATTAAATAA